In Bacteroidota bacterium, the genomic window CCGGGAGACGGTCTTTGAAACAGCGGCGGACCTCGCTCAATGGCCGGCGATCCTTCCCCATTACCGGTGGATCCGTTATCTCCAGAGATCGCCGCACAAGAATGTCGTGGTCATGGCGGCAAAGCGGGGCTGGATACCGATTCAGTGGACATCGGAGGAAGAGATAGACCGCACCCGCTGTGAGGTCAGGTTCCATCATCTCAAAGCGTTCACAAAAGGAATGGATGTTGTCTGGACGTTCAAAGAAATGAACGACGGCGTCGAAGTGAAAATATCGCATACCTTAACGCCGACAATCCCGGTTATCGGATCATTCATCGCGGATGCCATTATTGGGAATTTTTTTATTCATCATGTCGCGAACCGGACACTGCATCACATGAAATCATACCTTGAAAAACGGCATGGAGCATAGAAGGGTCGTTATCACCGGGTTGGGGGCGCTCACGCCGATCGGTCATGGCAAGGACGGGCTGTGGGAAGGGGTGAAAGAAGGACGGACCGGCATCCGCACGATCACACGTTTCGACACGTCGCAGATCAAAACAAAGGTTGCGGGGGAGATCGATGATTTCGATCCGTTGAATTTTTTTGATGCCAAGTCGGCGCGGCGGATGGATCGCTTTGCACAGCTCGCGCTGGCCGGCGCGGGAATGGCGATCGATGATGCGAAGCTTGCCTTCGATGCAAAAAGACCTCAGGAAAATGTCGGCGTAACGTTCGGAACTGCTCTTGGCGGAGTGGCGGGAGCGGAGCTTCAGCACGAGCGTTACGTGAAGGATGGAATTAAAGCCGTTGACCCGAACCTTGCGCTGACGGTGTTCGGCGGCGCCGGCTCAAGCAATATCGCCATACATTATGGATTCACCGGACCGAGCAATGCCAATTCGAACAGCTGCAGCTCGGGAGCGATCGCGATCGGGGAGGCCTATCGATACATCCGCGACGGCTACGCAGATATTATGATCGCCGGAGGCGCCGAAGCGCCGTTGTATGAACTGACGTTCAGCGCGTTTACGATCATCCGGTCGATGAGCACCAATCCCGACCCGATGACGGCATGCAGGCCTTTCGATCTGCATCGCGACGGGTTCGTGATGGGTGAGGCTTCGGCTGTCCTTGTGTTGGAGGAACTGAGTTCGGCCGTTCGACGCGGTGCTCACATCTATGCGGAGCTTCTTGGGTATGCATGCAACAACGATGCCTACCATCTGGTGCAGCCCCGTCCGGACGGAGACTCAGCTGCCCGGGTGATGAGAGATGCTCTGGCGGATGCAAAAGTTACTCCTGACGGTATCGGCTACATCAACGCGCACGCCAGCGGGACCGTTCTCAACGACAAGTGCGAGACTGTCGCGATCAAAAAAGTGTTTGGCGCAGATGCGAGGACACCCGTCAGCGGCACAAAAGCGATGCATGCTCACGCTCTCGGTGCGACCGGAGCCGTCGAAGCGGTCATCTGCACGCTGATGTTCGACGGAAATTACATTCCGCCGACCATCCATCTTTCGGCCCCCGATCCCGAATGCGACCTGGACTGCGTCCCCAATGCCGGCAGACACGAAAGCGTGAATTTCATCCTTTCCAATTCGTTCGGATTCGGCGGCATCAATGCCGCATTGGTCTTTGGGAGATTTCGTCAATGATGGCAGCGCGAGACAGTTCTTTCGACGTTGTGATCGTCGGAGCCGGTCCGGCCGGATCCACGTGCGCCGCAATGCTGGCGAAGAAGGGGGTCCGCGTGCTGATCTGCGAGAAAGCAAAGTTCCCTCGAGAAAAAATTTGCGGCGATTGCGTCAACCCGGCATGCTGGGACGTATTTAGGACGCTCGGAGTTGATAATGAAATCGCCGCCAATGCCGAACTGATCCTGAATATTGCGATCGCAGACGGGTCGGGGAAGGTTCTGCAGATCCCTGTTGCCGATTCACTTGCCCTGTCCCCACGCCGGCCGTTCATTGCGATCAAACGAAGCATTCTCGATTCTCTGCTCGTACAGCGCGCGGTTGCAGACGGAGCGGTGCTGCGCGAGAACACATCCGTCGATTCGATAGAGGAGGATGGGGGCCGCTGGAAAGTCTCTTTGAGACTTCAGGACTCGGGCGGGGTGGTCCCCGTTAAAGCGGGGATCCTTATCGGCGCCGACGGACGCAACTCTCTTGTCGCCAGACTTCTAGCGGAGAAGGAAACGAAGAATCAAGCCAGGGCAGAATCGTCCTCGGAGAGAATAGGGGTTCAATGTACGGGCCGGAAGCGGTGTCACGCCACTTCGAACCTCCTCATGTATTTTTTTGAAGGGGGATACGGAGGCATGGTCAGCGTAGGCGCCGGCGAAGTAAACATCGCCATGGTTGTTCGCAGAGATCTCGCCCGGCTTGCTGTTGAGAATCCCTCCGTCTTTTTGGAGAGAACGATGTATGCTAATCCGCGAGCTCGAGAAATAGCTTCGGATCTACAGATCGTTGGAAAGATCCGCACCGCCTTTCCGATCAACCCTCAAAAAAACAGTCATCGGCAAACAGGGGCGTATCTTATCGGCGACGCACGCCGAACGACGGAACCATTTACGGGCGAGGGAATTTTGTTCGCGATGCTGGACGGTCTCTTGGCCGCGGGCAAAATTCTCAGGAGGTTGGGATTGCCTGACGGGGGGGTACGAGTGCCTTCTCGCAATCGGATTTGGAGAGATAAGCTCCTTGTCCGGGGGTTGCAAAACAAGGGGATGATTGAGACGGTCGTATCACTCGGCCAGCGGTATAGGGGGCTATCGCAAATTGCGTCGGGCATGATTTTGCGTTGAGGAGAACTTGGCGAAACCCCGGAAGGAACCATTTGTCCTCTTCAAAATGTTGTCATTCATGTTCGGGGATTGTGCCGTGGAGGCACCGGCATCCTTTTTCAGTTGCATAACCTGACGGAATAATGAAGAGATTACCACTCAATAAGTTCTCGAGGCGCGATCTTCTGAAGTTTTCCCCCCTCCTTCTTCTCGCCGCCTGCGATGCTCCGGAAGGGAAGACGGAATCGTTTCTCCATTCGGTTCAGTCGTTCAACGATTGGGTCCAATCGAAGATCTTCAGTCCGACAAAACTCGCCCCTGAATTCACCGACGCCGAGATGACGCCGGAATCCGGTTTCCGTGTGAACGGTAAAGACGAAGAAGACCCTGATATCGACCTCGA contains:
- a CDS encoding geranylgeranyl reductase family protein; this translates as MMAARDSSFDVVIVGAGPAGSTCAAMLAKKGVRVLICEKAKFPREKICGDCVNPACWDVFRTLGVDNEIAANAELILNIAIADGSGKVLQIPVADSLALSPRRPFIAIKRSILDSLLVQRAVADGAVLRENTSVDSIEEDGGRWKVSLRLQDSGGVVPVKAGILIGADGRNSLVARLLAEKETKNQARAESSSERIGVQCTGRKRCHATSNLLMYFFEGGYGGMVSVGAGEVNIAMVVRRDLARLAVENPSVFLERTMYANPRAREIASDLQIVGKIRTAFPINPQKNSHRQTGAYLIGDARRTTEPFTGEGILFAMLDGLLAAGKILRRLGLPDGGVRVPSRNRIWRDKLLVRGLQNKGMIETVVSLGQRYRGLSQIASGMILR
- a CDS encoding SRPBCC family protein yields the protein MVKENTIFIKASRETVFETAADLAQWPAILPHYRWIRYLQRSPHKNVVVMAAKRGWIPIQWTSEEEIDRTRCEVRFHHLKAFTKGMDVVWTFKEMNDGVEVKISHTLTPTIPVIGSFIADAIIGNFFIHHVANRTLHHMKSYLEKRHGA
- a CDS encoding beta-ketoacyl-[acyl-carrier-protein] synthase family protein, whose amino-acid sequence is MEHRRVVITGLGALTPIGHGKDGLWEGVKEGRTGIRTITRFDTSQIKTKVAGEIDDFDPLNFFDAKSARRMDRFAQLALAGAGMAIDDAKLAFDAKRPQENVGVTFGTALGGVAGAELQHERYVKDGIKAVDPNLALTVFGGAGSSNIAIHYGFTGPSNANSNSCSSGAIAIGEAYRYIRDGYADIMIAGGAEAPLYELTFSAFTIIRSMSTNPDPMTACRPFDLHRDGFVMGEASAVLVLEELSSAVRRGAHIYAELLGYACNNDAYHLVQPRPDGDSAARVMRDALADAKVTPDGIGYINAHASGTVLNDKCETVAIKKVFGADARTPVSGTKAMHAHALGATGAVEAVICTLMFDGNYIPPTIHLSAPDPECDLDCVPNAGRHESVNFILSNSFGFGGINAALVFGRFRQ